The following proteins come from a genomic window of Macadamia integrifolia cultivar HAES 741 chromosome 14, SCU_Mint_v3, whole genome shotgun sequence:
- the LOC122060615 gene encoding factor of DNA methylation 1-like, with protein sequence MKTLGSQTCFVALKRTICLPFDSVHPFATSQVHAKGARKKRPGGPVGDYLHKNGDLKTVADIAQEATEQTKIIVANLTDKLDVTNDTIDELEYKFHEKTMSLSRTMEEKDRLHQSYNEEMSRLQNMSRDHTRRILEENEMLRYQLDSQRRKLELRSKELNKREALNELERRKQDEEIEKNVFKNNSLHIASMEQKKADENVLRLIEEQKWEKEAALSKILELEKQLDAKQKLELEIEELKGNLEVMKHMVGEDDTGVQKKMMEMNEQLNEKIGDLKDVEDMHHALIVKERQSNNELQEASQVLIEGLQDMLRGKMSIGIKKMGEVNPKPFQKACKKKFPCGEASVKSMELCSLWQEEIKNSGWYPFKIVTVNGTAQEDWEATAKGLLYGLKKADSLRPADYSSNRDGIPVFEVCILPILTDCA encoded by the exons GAGGCCCAGTTGGGGATTATCTCCACAAAAATGGGGACTTGAAAACCGTTGCTGACATTGCACAAGAAGCAACAGAACAAACAAAGATTATTGTGGCAAACCTAACCGACAAACTTGATGTCACAAATGATACTATAGATGAACTAGAGTACAAGTTCCATGAGAAGACTATGTCCTTGAGCCGGACAATGGAAGAGAAGGACAGGCTACATCAATCTTACAATGAAG AAATGAGTAGGTTGCAAAACATGTCACGTGATCACACTCGTAGGATCCTCGAGGAGAACGAAATGTTGAGATATCAGTTGGATTCTCAAAGAAGAAAACTTGAGCTGCGGTCTAAAGAACTGAACAAACGGGAAGCCCTAAATGAACTTGAGAGGAGAAAACAAGACGAGGAGATTGAGAAG AATGTTTTTAAAAACAATTCACTTCACATCGCATCCATGGAGCAGAAAAAGGCTGATGAGAATGTCTTGAGGCTGATTGAAGAGCAGAAG TGGGAGAAAGAGGCAGCTTTGAGTAAGATACTTGAGCTGGAGAAGCAGTTGGATGCCAAACAGAAATTGGAGTTAGAAATTGAGGAGTTGAAAGGGAATTTAGAAGTGATGAAACATATGGTAGGTGAAGATGATACGGGAGttcagaaaaaaatgatggagatgaaCGAACAATTGAATGAAAAGATAGGAGATTTGAAAGATGTAGAAGATATGCATCATGCTCTTATAGTCAAAGAGCGCCAGAGTAACAATGAGCTACAAGAAGCTAGTCAAGTATTGATTGAA GGCTTGCAAGATATGTTAAGAGGGAAAATGTCGATTGGAATCAAGAAAATGGGAGAggttaacccaaaaccattTCAAAAGGCATGCAAGAAAAAATTTCCATGTGGAGAAGCATCAGTTAAATCTATGGAACTTTGCAGCTTATGGcaagaagaaatcaagaattCAGGATGGTATCCATTTAAAATTGTCACAGTCAACGGTACAGCTCAA GAGGATTGGGAGGCTACAGCTAAAGGTTTATTGTATGGGTTAAAGAAAGCGGACAGCTTGAGGCCGGCCGATTATTCAAGCAATAGGGACGGAATCCCAGTTTTTGAAGTATGTATCCTGCCAATTCTAACTGATTGTGCATGA